In the genome of Raphanus sativus cultivar WK10039 chromosome 4, ASM80110v3, whole genome shotgun sequence, one region contains:
- the LOC130511310 gene encoding vacuolar protein sorting-associated protein 60.1-like: MSSAAVPNMRSAAAEIVAPTSFDDLRLGRSGQFVVGRLLRFWDSRNIKKQELCDPWIYSSCSLRSLPSRYEGQRDMLYNQTFNLDQVSFADEGLKDAQQTMTALKSANKELKGMMKTVQIQDIDNLQYELMDLMDVSSEIQETLGRSYNVPDGLDEDDLMEVLSRTNHMV, from the exons ATGTCTTCTGCCGCTGTCCCAAACATGCGTTCCGCCGCTGCCGAGATTGTTGCGCCAACATCATTCGACGATCTCCGCCTCGGTAGATCCGGTCAGTTCGTCGTGGGCCGCCTCCTGCGTTTTTGGGACTCCAGAAACATTAAGAAGCAAG AACTCTGTGATCCATGGATTTATTCCTCATGCTCGCTCCGGTCACTACCGTCCAG GTACGAAGGACAACGTGACATGCTCTATAATCAAACATTCAATCTCGATCAAGTCTCTTTCGCTGATGAAGGCCTCAAAGACGCGCAACAAACT ATGACGGCGCTAAAGTCTGCTAACAAGGAGCTGAAAGGGATGATGAAAACCGTTCAGATTCAAGATATCGAT AATTTGCAATATGAGCTGATGGATTTGATGGATGTGAGTTCTGAGATTCAAGAAACGCTTGGTAGGAGCTACAATGTTCCTGATGGTCTCGACGAAGATGATCTCATGGAAG